ATTGATTTGCTGTTTGGAGCTGTGCAAAGTATGACATTTGCCCCGCCCAGTTTCATTAGCTCTTCCGCTGGTTCAACAGCATTTGAATCAAAATAGTAGTGAGCTCCAAGCTTTTTTGCCAATTGCTCCTTTTCTTTTCCTCTTGAAATTACTGCAACTTTTAGACCAAGCTTATTAGCAAATTGTACTGCAAGATGACCAAGTCCTCCCAATCCATGAATTGCTACAAGATCACCTCCTTTTAGGTTGGAACTTTTTAATGCTCCAAAAGTTGTTCTGCCAGCACAGAGCAACGGTGCTGCATCAATTGAATTAAGCTCTTCGGGAATAGGTGTAAGCACCTCCATTCTAGCTACCATATATTCTGCATACCCCCCATCAATTGAAAGACCTGTAACAAGAGCATTTTCGCAAGTTCCAAATTCACCATTACGACAGGCTCTGCAGTGGTGGCAATGGCCGCCATGCCATCCAATCCCAACTCTTTGCCCAACTTTCCAATGTTTTGAGTCAGAACCTAATTTTTTTATGGCTCCAACAACTTCATGTCCAGGTATCCTTGGATAGGTGAGGCCAGGAAAGTGGCCTTCCTTTACCAACACATCCCCATGGCAGATACCACATGCTTCAACTTTAATAAGAACTTCGTTCTCTCTTGGCTCAGGAATATCAATATTAACCAACTTAAAATCTGTTCCCGGAGCAGTCACCCGTATCGCTTTCATTTTTGGCATAATATCTTCCTCCATTATAGCTTAATAATCAAAATAACAAATCAAGTCTTTATAGTTTCCTCAAGTTTTAAAAAATGAAATCATTCTTGGGCTAATCTTTTTTAGTAATACCCGGTCTCTATTCCTCAGAACATCAATTTTTTTGTCCCACAGCGACTGGATATTCTTCATGTTTTTAAAGATGTTTCTTTAAGAACTGCAACGCTTTTTCCCAGGCATCCTCCGCTGCTTCTTTATTGTATGTTGTCGGGTTTGTATCGTTCATGAATGCATGGCCAGCATTCGGATATACTTTGTACTGGAAATCTTTATTGAGCTTTTTCATTGACGCTTCAAGTTGCGGCAGGCCCTGCACTAACGCAATATCCTTTACGCCGTAAAATGCCATGACCGGGCATGAGATTTTGGCCAATTCTTCCTCTTTCTCAAGCGCATGTCCATAAAACGGCAAAGCTGCGGCAAGAGTCGGTTCACTTGCTGCAAAGCTGTAGCTGTAGGTACCACCAAAACAAAATCCCATGACTGCAATTTTCTCCACCTTGTACTCCAGCTTTAGATAGCTGAAGCATATTCTGAGCCGTTCTACTGTTTCCTTCCCGAATTCTTCCGACATGATCGGACTCATAGCCGCACGCAGTTTCTTCTGGGCTTCATCGTGGGTAGAAGGATTGGCTACCTCAGCCAAAATGGACTGGTCTATTTTTTCAGTGATTCCGGTCTGGGAAATAAGATCCGGTGCGAGAACAACATAGCCCTCAGCAGCCAGGCGATCAGCAAGGCTTCTGATATTCTTGTTAAGCCCCCATACTTCGTGAATGAGAATGACTCCAGCGCGCTTATTTCTCGTACCGGCAATATAAGCTGGAATATGGTGTTTTTTGCGACTGATTATAATATCTGCCATGTTGGTTATTTCTCTCCTATTGTAATCTTCAGCATCTTATCGCCTACTGCGATATTTTCAGCAACATCCTGCCCTTCAGTGACCTGTCCAAATACTGCATATTGCCCATCCAGGAACTTTGCATCTGCAAGGACTATATATAACTGGGATGACGCACTGTTCGGATCAGTGGAGCGAGCCATACCCACTGCACCT
This window of the Candidatus Methanoperedens sp. genome carries:
- a CDS encoding alcohol dehydrogenase, with the protein product MPKMKAIRVTAPGTDFKLVNIDIPEPRENEVLIKVEACGICHGDVLVKEGHFPGLTYPRIPGHEVVGAIKKLGSDSKHWKVGQRVGIGWHGGHCHHCRACRNGEFGTCENALVTGLSIDGGYAEYMVARMEVLTPIPEELNSIDAAPLLCAGRTTFGALKSSNLKGGDLVAIHGLGGLGHLAVQFANKLGLKVAVISRGKEKEQLAKKLGAHYYFDSNAVEPAEELMKLGGANVILCTAPNSKSMAELVNGLARNGQMIIVTFSNEPMTIPPVILMMGQRSISGWVGGTPEDALRFSVVSKIKPMVEVFPLEQAALAFEKMMTATVHFRAVLKIGSDKND
- a CDS encoding dienelactone hydrolase family protein, which encodes MADIIISRKKHHIPAYIAGTRNKRAGVILIHEVWGLNKNIRSLADRLAAEGYVVLAPDLISQTGITEKIDQSILAEVANPSTHDEAQKKLRAAMSPIMSEEFGKETVERLRICFSYLKLEYKVEKIAVMGFCFGGTYSYSFAASEPTLAAALPFYGHALEKEEELAKISCPVMAFYGVKDIALVQGLPQLEASMKKLNKDFQYKVYPNAGHAFMNDTNPTTYNKEAAEDAWEKALQFLKKHL